A window of Brachybacterium fresconis contains these coding sequences:
- a CDS encoding peptidylprolyl isomerase — protein sequence MFATLHTNHGDIRLELFPDHAPKTVDNFVGLAEGTREFTDVESGEKVTRPFYDGVVFHRVIAGFMLQTGDPLGTGTGGPGYSFDDEISEKNFNEPYVLAMANAGKRMNAITGQPSGTNGSQFFITVGPTPHLQGKHTVFGRVVDEDSKKVVDEIGAAKTDMRDRPLEDIVIEKVSIEK from the coding sequence ATGTTCGCAACTCTGCACACCAACCACGGGGACATCCGTCTCGAGCTGTTCCCCGACCATGCCCCCAAGACCGTCGACAACTTCGTGGGCCTCGCCGAGGGCACCCGCGAGTTCACCGACGTCGAGAGCGGCGAGAAGGTCACCCGCCCGTTCTACGACGGCGTGGTCTTCCACCGCGTGATCGCCGGCTTCATGCTCCAGACCGGTGATCCGCTGGGCACCGGCACCGGCGGCCCCGGCTACTCCTTCGACGACGAGATCTCCGAGAAGAACTTCAACGAGCCCTATGTGCTGGCCATGGCCAATGCCGGCAAGCGCATGAACGCGATCACCGGCCAGCCCTCGGGCACCAACGGGTCGCAGTTCTTCATCACGGTCGGCCCCACCCCGCACCTGCAGGGCAAGCACACTGTCTTCGGCCGGGTCGTCGACGAGGACTCCAAGAAGGTCGTCGACGAGATCGGCGCCGCCAAGACCGACATGCGCGACCGTCCCCTCGAGGACATCGTCATCGAGAAGGTCTCCATCGAGAAGTGA
- a CDS encoding GNAT family N-acetyltransferase, which translates to MTAFCPLTALHPPFGLVITAGELTLRPLADPDLPEYAALIRRPIFADPDSPHVFAWYRNDPATRVREALRFQWRLRAELTTEQWTMPLGIWSDGRLIGCQDIAAHRFAERRTVTSGSWLTRDVHGAGYGTLMRQAMLTFAFDHLGAQRAESAAVMGNDASFAVSRRCGYADNGTQMSTEPGPAVLQQRFLLTPERFRRPEVPVEVEGLTAELRELLGA; encoded by the coding sequence ATGACCGCCTTCTGCCCGCTCACCGCGCTCCACCCGCCCTTCGGCCTCGTCATCACGGCCGGGGAGCTCACCCTGCGTCCGCTCGCCGATCCGGACCTGCCGGAGTACGCCGCGCTGATCCGTCGGCCGATCTTCGCCGATCCCGACTCCCCGCACGTGTTCGCCTGGTACCGCAACGACCCTGCCACCCGGGTCCGGGAGGCGCTGCGCTTCCAGTGGCGACTGCGCGCCGAGCTGACCACCGAGCAGTGGACGATGCCGCTCGGGATCTGGTCCGACGGGCGCCTCATCGGCTGCCAGGACATCGCCGCGCACCGTTTCGCCGAGCGTCGCACTGTCACCTCCGGCTCCTGGCTCACGCGGGACGTGCACGGGGCGGGCTACGGCACGCTCATGCGCCAGGCGATGCTGACCTTCGCGTTCGACCACCTCGGAGCGCAGCGCGCCGAGTCGGCCGCGGTGATGGGCAACGACGCCTCGTTCGCCGTCTCGCGCCGCTGCGGCTACGCGGACAACGGCACCCAGATGTCCACCGAGCCCGGCCCGGCCGTGCTCCAGCAGCGTTTCCTGCTCACCCCCGAGCGGTTCCGGCGACCGGAGGTGCCGGTGGAGGTCGAGGGCCTCACCGCGGAG
- a CDS encoding Hsp20/alpha crystallin family protein — protein sequence MARTLSPFHEVDRLFSDLTRTPASVGMPMDLYRDGDAFTAEIDLPGVDPSSIDVDVEDRTLTIRAERAATAADGERAWLTRERPSGTFARQLTLGSRVALDKIDASYTGGVLRLSIPMAEEAKPRKIAVSHAEHTASDGEQQEAPEASATSEDAGSRVPVAAGA from the coding sequence ATGGCTCGCACCCTCAGCCCCTTCCACGAGGTCGACCGACTCTTCTCGGACCTCACCCGCACCCCGGCCTCGGTCGGCATGCCGATGGACCTCTACCGTGACGGCGATGCCTTCACGGCGGAGATCGACCTGCCGGGCGTCGACCCGTCGAGCATCGACGTCGACGTCGAGGACCGCACCTTGACCATCCGCGCCGAGCGCGCGGCCACCGCCGCCGACGGGGAGCGCGCCTGGCTCACCCGGGAGCGCCCGTCGGGCACCTTCGCCCGTCAGCTCACCCTCGGCAGCCGCGTCGCGCTCGACAAGATCGACGCGAGCTACACCGGCGGCGTGCTGCGACTGAGCATCCCGATGGCCGAGGAGGCCAAGCCCCGCAAGATCGCCGTCTCCCACGCCGAGCACACGGCGTCGGACGGCGAGCAGCAGGAAGCACCAGAGGCGTCCGCGACATCCGAGGATGCCGGATCGCGCGTCCCGGTCGCTGCCGGGGCCTGA
- a CDS encoding GNAT family N-acetyltransferase: MHGAAIPSFDGDRRAVRPSAVSPVRTPRLHLAPVCSNDLEELFALHADPCAFAEDLTEPLTEVAQMRWVLGRWLESWERHGTGYLTVRPRAEDGSAHGSTDDGASRAGARRDGPLLGVVGITPLEDERALSAYWRLDPAATGHGLATEAMSAVLAHPALGARHHEVLAVTAAANRPSRALAARLGFSPAPSGRPVPGDRSDDILLIRPPDAPLSRRSTI, from the coding sequence GTGCACGGCGCGGCGATCCCGTCCTTCGACGGTGATCGCCGCGCCGTTCGTCCGTCCGCCGTCTCCCCGGTGCGCACGCCTCGGCTCCATCTGGCCCCGGTCTGCTCGAACGACCTCGAGGAGCTGTTCGCGCTGCATGCGGATCCCTGCGCCTTCGCCGAGGACCTCACCGAGCCGCTGACCGAGGTCGCGCAGATGCGCTGGGTGCTCGGGCGGTGGCTCGAGAGCTGGGAGCGTCACGGGACCGGGTATCTCACGGTGCGCCCCCGGGCGGAGGACGGGTCGGCCCACGGCAGCACGGACGACGGCGCCTCGCGAGCAGGAGCGCGGCGCGACGGGCCCCTGCTGGGCGTCGTCGGGATCACCCCGCTCGAGGACGAGCGGGCCCTCAGCGCGTACTGGCGCCTGGATCCCGCGGCGACCGGTCACGGCCTCGCCACCGAGGCGATGAGCGCCGTGCTCGCCCACCCCGCGCTCGGAGCCCGCCATCACGAGGTGCTCGCCGTGACGGCCGCCGCGAACCGTCCCTCCCGCGCCCTCGCCGCCCGGCTGGGCTTCTCCCCCGCCCCGTCAGGCCGGCCGGTCCCCGGCGACCGGTCGGACGACATCCTGCTCATCCGCCCGCCCGACGCCCCGCTGTCACGGCGGAGCACCATCTAG
- a CDS encoding winged helix DNA-binding domain-containing protein produces MTQRHLAGARILAQGLVGPPRFAGPTEAARAFGAHQGQDLAGVMASLALRTGGDIEDVLAAFDRGEIVRGYPMRGTVFAVAADTLAWLTELCAAGPLRAAISRRGQLDLAEHHVGRAQEVLEEIAAEHSGPGVGRGVLRKDLLAAWEAAGVDTRQGRGYHLLSELISFGVAAYGPWREGETAVVLARSWLPAGSDLEGAFGGDGTAAAAELGRRYFLSHGPAGERDLAWWSKLPLGRIRAALPQIADQFETGYADRDGRLHTTAAAARGGDGEQLWWRPGLLEEYATAEKETMTELLLPGFDELVLGYRDRFYLMDDARHRALVPGNNGVFKRSAIRRGEMVGVWTRVGAAGRRRLDLTAERPISDPQRRRFEKLFAAFPYTVP; encoded by the coding sequence ATGACGCAGCGACATCTCGCCGGTGCCCGGATCCTCGCCCAGGGCCTCGTCGGGCCGCCCCGCTTCGCGGGCCCGACGGAGGCCGCCCGAGCCTTCGGCGCGCACCAGGGCCAGGACCTGGCCGGAGTGATGGCCTCCCTGGCGCTGCGCACCGGCGGAGACATCGAGGATGTGCTCGCGGCTTTCGACCGCGGGGAGATCGTGCGGGGCTACCCCATGCGCGGCACCGTCTTCGCCGTCGCCGCCGACACCCTCGCCTGGCTCACCGAGCTGTGTGCCGCCGGTCCGCTGCGGGCGGCGATCTCCCGCCGCGGGCAGCTCGACCTCGCCGAGCACCATGTGGGCCGAGCGCAGGAGGTGCTCGAGGAGATCGCTGCGGAGCATTCGGGACCGGGCGTCGGCCGCGGGGTGCTGCGCAAGGACCTGCTCGCCGCGTGGGAGGCGGCGGGGGTCGACACCCGGCAGGGCCGCGGCTATCACCTGCTCAGCGAGCTGATCTCCTTCGGCGTCGCCGCCTACGGGCCGTGGCGGGAGGGGGAGACCGCGGTCGTGCTGGCGCGCAGCTGGCTGCCGGCGGGCAGCGACCTCGAAGGGGCCTTCGGCGGGGACGGGACCGCGGCGGCCGCCGAACTCGGCCGACGGTACTTCCTCAGCCACGGACCGGCGGGGGAGCGGGACCTCGCCTGGTGGTCCAAGCTGCCGCTGGGGCGGATCCGCGCCGCGCTGCCGCAGATCGCCGACCAGTTCGAGACCGGGTACGCCGACCGCGACGGCCGGCTCCACACCACGGCCGCCGCCGCCCGCGGCGGCGACGGCGAGCAGCTGTGGTGGCGACCAGGGCTCCTCGAGGAGTACGCCACCGCCGAGAAGGAGACCATGACCGAGCTGCTGCTGCCCGGGTTCGACGAGCTCGTGCTCGGCTACCGCGACCGGTTCTACCTGATGGACGACGCACGCCACCGCGCGCTCGTTCCCGGCAACAACGGGGTCTTCAAGCGCTCTGCGATCCGTCGCGGTGAGATGGTCGGCGTCTGGACCCGCGTGGGAGCGGCGGGGCGACGCCGGCTCGACCTGACCGCGGAACGGCCGATCAGCGATCCGCAGCGTCGACGGTTCGAGAAGCTCTTCGCCGCGTTCCCGTACACCGTGCCCTGA
- a CDS encoding pyroglutamyl-peptidase I, translating into MAIDVLLTGFEPFAGAAANESWEAVRGAVPRLREQGLEVAAEELPVEFGSAGDLLATAVREHRPRLVVAVGLAAGRHGITPERVAINVRDARIPDNAGTAPVDDPVIAGGPVGHFTSLPIKAMVAALADDGIPGSVSQTAGTYVCNDVFYRLQHLLATDASLVGIRGGFVHVPEAAVVDAVTASRALTRMVLVALDTPTDLQRPGGAEQ; encoded by the coding sequence ATGGCGATCGATGTGCTGCTGACCGGCTTCGAGCCCTTCGCGGGGGCGGCGGCCAACGAGTCCTGGGAGGCCGTGCGGGGTGCGGTGCCGCGGTTGCGCGAGCAGGGGCTCGAGGTGGCCGCGGAGGAGCTGCCGGTCGAGTTCGGCTCCGCCGGGGACCTGCTCGCGACAGCGGTGCGGGAGCATCGCCCACGCCTCGTCGTCGCTGTCGGGCTCGCCGCCGGGCGCCACGGCATCACTCCCGAGCGGGTGGCGATCAATGTGCGCGATGCACGGATCCCCGACAACGCCGGCACCGCTCCGGTCGACGACCCCGTGATCGCGGGCGGCCCGGTCGGACACTTCACCTCGTTGCCGATCAAGGCGATGGTCGCCGCACTGGCCGACGACGGCATCCCGGGCTCGGTCTCGCAGACGGCGGGCACCTACGTCTGCAACGACGTCTTCTACCGTCTCCAGCACCTGCTCGCGACCGATGCGAGCCTGGTCGGCATCCGGGGCGGGTTCGTCCATGTGCCCGAGGCCGCGGTGGTCGATGCCGTCACCGCCTCCCGGGCGCTGACGCGCATGGTGCTGGTCGCGCTGGACACCCCGACGGATCTTCAGCGGCCCGGCGGCGCGGAACAGTGA
- a CDS encoding MMPL family transporter has protein sequence MPAPTHTTGRHRAGDPAPTDPSADGRREDVAPAASGSGDRTGPLGHLGTRISGALTGRRSAWVMLAVFVALLVAMAGGLRGAGPAAGMDALPDSSESSRAAAIADTMEGNRYQPVFAVVTRDDGGELTADDTAAIESLRADLAEVSGRDAVGPMPAEDGEADLVMTTVDSEADDDTIDAMIDDLRTAADESAPEQLTVSVTGGPAVGSDIRGAFAGANFTLLAVTIAVVAVLLLLTYRSPILWLMPLSIVALADGAAGALTSMLGEQFALAFDSGVISVLVFGAGTNYALLLISRYREELHATDDHRAALATAWKRTAPAIIASNVTVVLALMTLLFAVMPATRGLGIAAAAGLLVALVAVLFPLTALLAVVGRKVFWPFVPKPEDAATRRDDAEHGPFAAVARTVTRRPAVAAITSVVLLGVLATGLIGTRVGLSQDEQFASANESSTGFVAMAEHYGAGESAPHQIVVHEDAAEAAVETAESVPGIDRASVTGTTPDGWAVLSAIGTAEPESPAAIDEAEGLRDSLHALDGADALVGGTTASAMDVRADSLRDLLVVAPMILAVVLLVLIGLLRAVVAPLVLLTVNVASSVAAIGLGLWAGRLLFDIPALDVTVPLLAFLFLVALGVDYTIFLVHRARHEAATHGTTQGMVRAVGSTGVVITSAGVVLAAVFAALGVLPLVVLGQLGLIVGLGVLLDTLVVRTVLVPALFALIGDRMWWPSRPAAAQHG, from the coding sequence GTGCCTGCACCCACACACACCACCGGTCGTCACCGGGCCGGCGATCCCGCTCCCACCGACCCGTCGGCCGACGGTCGCCGCGAGGACGTCGCCCCTGCTGCATCCGGCTCCGGAGACCGCACCGGTCCCCTCGGCCATCTCGGCACCCGGATCTCCGGCGCCCTGACCGGACGCCGCTCGGCCTGGGTGATGCTCGCCGTATTCGTCGCGCTGCTGGTCGCCATGGCCGGCGGCCTGCGCGGCGCCGGCCCGGCCGCCGGCATGGATGCGCTGCCCGACAGCTCGGAGTCCTCCCGTGCCGCCGCGATCGCGGACACCATGGAGGGCAACCGCTACCAGCCGGTGTTCGCCGTGGTCACCCGCGACGACGGCGGCGAGCTGACGGCCGACGACACCGCCGCGATCGAGTCGCTGCGCGCGGACCTCGCCGAGGTCTCCGGCCGGGACGCCGTCGGCCCCATGCCCGCCGAGGACGGCGAGGCCGACCTGGTGATGACCACCGTCGACTCCGAGGCCGACGACGACACGATCGACGCGATGATCGACGATCTGCGCACCGCGGCCGACGAGTCCGCCCCGGAGCAGCTGACCGTGTCGGTCACGGGCGGTCCCGCGGTCGGCTCCGACATCCGCGGTGCCTTCGCCGGCGCGAACTTCACGCTGCTGGCCGTGACCATCGCCGTGGTCGCCGTGCTGCTCCTGCTGACCTACCGCTCCCCCATCCTGTGGCTGATGCCGCTGTCGATCGTCGCGCTCGCCGACGGCGCCGCCGGCGCCCTGACCTCGATGCTCGGCGAGCAGTTCGCCCTGGCCTTCGACTCCGGTGTGATCAGCGTGCTGGTGTTCGGCGCGGGCACCAACTACGCCCTGCTGCTGATCTCCCGGTATCGCGAGGAGCTGCACGCCACCGACGACCATCGCGCCGCCCTGGCCACCGCCTGGAAGCGCACCGCGCCCGCGATCATCGCCTCCAACGTGACCGTGGTGCTGGCACTGATGACCCTGCTGTTCGCGGTCATGCCCGCCACCCGCGGACTCGGGATCGCCGCCGCGGCCGGCCTGCTCGTCGCCCTCGTCGCCGTGCTCTTCCCGCTCACCGCGCTGCTCGCCGTCGTGGGACGCAAGGTCTTCTGGCCCTTCGTCCCGAAGCCGGAGGACGCCGCCACCCGTCGGGACGACGCCGAGCACGGGCCGTTCGCGGCCGTCGCCCGCACCGTCACCCGTCGCCCCGCCGTCGCCGCCATCACCTCCGTCGTCCTGCTGGGAGTGCTGGCCACGGGCCTGATCGGCACCCGCGTGGGCCTCTCGCAGGACGAGCAGTTCGCCTCCGCCAACGAATCCTCCACCGGCTTCGTCGCGATGGCCGAGCACTACGGCGCCGGGGAGAGCGCCCCGCACCAGATCGTCGTGCACGAGGACGCCGCCGAGGCCGCGGTGGAGACCGCGGAGTCGGTGCCCGGCATCGACCGGGCCTCCGTCACCGGCACCACGCCGGACGGCTGGGCCGTGCTCTCCGCCATCGGCACCGCCGAACCGGAGTCCCCCGCCGCGATCGACGAGGCCGAGGGGCTGCGCGATTCCCTGCACGCGCTCGACGGGGCCGACGCCCTGGTGGGCGGGACCACGGCGAGCGCCATGGACGTCCGCGCCGACTCCCTCCGCGACCTGCTGGTGGTGGCGCCGATGATCCTCGCGGTGGTGCTGCTCGTGCTGATCGGCCTGCTGCGGGCCGTGGTCGCGCCCCTGGTGCTGCTGACGGTGAACGTCGCCAGCTCCGTCGCCGCGATCGGCCTGGGCCTGTGGGCCGGTCGGCTCCTGTTCGACATCCCCGCGCTGGACGTGACGGTGCCGCTGCTGGCCTTCCTGTTCCTGGTGGCCCTCGGTGTGGACTACACGATCTTCCTGGTCCACCGCGCTCGTCATGAGGCCGCGACCCACGGGACGACGCAGGGCATGGTGCGGGCCGTCGGGTCCACCGGTGTGGTGATCACCAGTGCCGGCGTGGTGCTGGCCGCCGTGTTCGCCGCTCTCGGGGTGCTGCCCCTCGTGGTGCTGGGCCAGCTGGGGCTGATCGTGGGCCTCGGCGTGCTGCTGGACACGCTGGTGGTGCGCACCGTGCTGGTGCCGGCGCTGTTCGCCCTGATCGGGGACCGCATGTGGTGGCCCTCGCGTCCGGCCGCCGCACAGCACGGCTGA
- a CDS encoding rhomboid family intramembrane serine protease translates to MERPSYGYSAEDHPEQQASPVCPRHPDRVSYVRCKRCDRPACPDCQRPTSVGVLCVDCEREISKQQAASRPRNAMGGGMGRGKPVVTYTVMGLCVLAYLGQMAVPAIVYGLGLFVPGYALVMPWTFLTAGFLHGGIMHLLLNMYALYIVGQYLEPTMGHARFAGVYFASLLGGHTAVYLIADPMSQAWYSGTLGASGGVFGLFAAMFVVNRRLGGQTAQILVLIGLNLVITFTVPNISWQGHLGGLVVGGALTAALFALRPQAGPGADRQALAKRSALLHAAVIVAMVLLCVVLIIIKTLTIPS, encoded by the coding sequence ATGGAACGCCCCAGCTACGGCTACAGCGCCGAGGACCATCCGGAGCAGCAGGCATCCCCCGTCTGCCCCCGGCACCCCGACCGGGTGAGCTACGTGCGCTGCAAGCGCTGCGACCGTCCGGCCTGCCCGGACTGCCAGCGGCCCACCTCCGTGGGTGTGCTGTGCGTGGACTGCGAACGGGAGATCAGCAAGCAGCAGGCCGCCTCGCGCCCGCGCAACGCGATGGGCGGCGGCATGGGCCGCGGAAAGCCCGTGGTCACCTACACGGTGATGGGCCTGTGCGTGCTCGCCTACCTCGGCCAGATGGCCGTGCCCGCGATCGTCTACGGGCTGGGCCTGTTCGTGCCGGGCTATGCACTGGTCATGCCCTGGACCTTCCTGACCGCGGGCTTCCTGCACGGCGGGATCATGCACCTGCTGCTGAACATGTACGCGCTGTACATCGTGGGCCAGTACCTCGAACCGACGATGGGCCATGCGCGGTTCGCCGGCGTCTACTTCGCCTCGCTGCTGGGCGGGCACACCGCCGTCTACCTGATCGCCGATCCCATGAGCCAGGCCTGGTACTCCGGCACTCTCGGCGCCAGCGGTGGCGTGTTCGGCCTGTTCGCGGCGATGTTCGTCGTCAACAGACGCCTGGGCGGGCAGACGGCGCAGATCCTCGTGCTGATCGGCCTGAACCTCGTCATCACCTTCACCGTCCCCAACATCTCCTGGCAGGGGCACTTGGGCGGGCTCGTGGTCGGCGGCGCGCTGACGGCAGCCCTGTTCGCCCTGCGTCCCCAGGCCGGCCCCGGAGCCGATCGGCAGGCCCTGGCCAAGCGCTCGGCCCTGCTGCACGCTGCAGTCATCGTGGCGATGGTGCTGCTGTGCGTGGTCCTGATCATCATCAAGACCCTGACGATTCCGTCCTGA